The Populus alba chromosome 4, ASM523922v2, whole genome shotgun sequence genome contains a region encoding:
- the LOC118038910 gene encoding protein LAZ1 isoform X1, with translation MLHDCEHLREESQAMEYLQDLIVYIRFSTPLWSTLISGAFVLISLSLSFYLLFEHLSAYKNPEEQKFLIGVILMVPFYAVESFVSLLDPSISVDIEILRDCYESFAMYCFGRYLVACLGGEERTIEFLKREGRSSSKAPLLEHSHERGTIKHPFPMNYILKPWRLGQWFYQVVKFGIVQYMLIKSLTAVLAVILEAFGVYCEGDFKLRCGYPYIAVILNFSQSWALYCLVQFYTATKDELAHIKPLYKFLTFKSIVFLTWWQGVAIALLCSLGLFKSSIAQGLEFKSSLQDFIICIEMGIASIVHLYVFPAKPYELMGDRFPGSVSVLGDYVSVDCPIDPDEVRDSERPTKLRLPQPDIDVRSGMTIKESVQDVVVGGGGFIVNDVRFTVNQAVEPVEKGIIKFNEKLHKISQDMKKHKDRRRTKDDSCIATASTARRVIRGIDDPLLNGSISDTGVARGKKHHRGTSGHTSGESGGESSSDQSYLIRGRRWVTKD, from the exons ATGCTTCATGATTGTGAGCATTTGAGAGAAGAAAGTCAGGCCATGGAGTATTTACAGGATCTTATAGTTTATATAAGATTCTCAACTCCCTTATGGAGTACTTTGATTTCTGGTGCTTTTGTACTTATAAGCTTGTCTTTGTCTTTCTACCTCTTGTTCGAGCATCTCTCCGCGTACAAGAATCCTGAG GAGCAGAAGTTTTTAATTGGGGTTATCCTTATGGTTCCTTTTTATGCTGTAGAATCG TTTGTGTCATTGCTGGATCCGTCGATTAGTGTTGATATTGAGATATTGCGGGATTGCTATGAATCGTTTGCTATGTATTGCTTTGGAAGATACCTTGTTGCTTGCTTAG GTGGGGAAGAAAGAACAATTGAGTTTTTGAAAAGAGAAGGTCGCTCGAGTTCTAAGGCACCCCTTTTAGAGCATAGTCATGAAAGGGGAACCATAAAGCACCCTTTTCCAATGAACTATATCCTTAAACCATGGAGGCTTGGTCAGTGGTTTTACCAAGTCGTAAAGTTTGGTATTGTTCAATAT ATGTTAATAAAGTCCTTAACAGCAGTTTTAGCTGTAATTCTTGAAGCCTTTGGTGTATATTGTGAAGGAGATTTTAAATTGAGATGCGG GTATCCTTATATAGCGGTTATTCTAAATTTCAGTCAATCTTGGGCTTTGTACTGTTTGGTGCAATTTTACACTGCCACAAAGGATGAACTTGCTCACATAAAACCTTTATACAAGTTCCTGACGTTTAAATCAATTGTATTTTTGACCTGGTGGCAAGGAGTGGCAATTGCTCTGCTCTGTTCTCTTGGTTTATTCAAAAGTTCTATAGCTCAAGGTCTGGAATTTAAGTCAAGTCTTCAAGACTTCATCATTTGTATAGAG ATGGGCATTGCTTCTATTGTTCATCTGTATGTGTTCCCTGCCAAGCCTTATGAGCTAATGGGAGACCGGTTTCCTGGAAGTGTTTCAGTTCTTGGAGATTATGTATCTGTTGATTGCCCTATAGATCCTGATGAGGTTAGAGACAGTGAGCGGCCAACAAAGTTACGCCTTCCTCAACCTGACATTGATGTCAGGAGTGGAATGACTATAAAAGAAAGTGTCCAAGatgttgttgttggtggtggtggattT ATTGTGAATGATGTGAGGTTCACTGTAAACCAAGCAGTGGAGCCTGTAGAAAAGGGGATTATAAAGTTCAACGagaaattgcataaaatttcTCAAGATATGAAGAAACACAAGGACAGGAGAAGAACAAAGGATGATAGTTGCATAGCAACAGCTTCAACCGCACGGAGGGTCATTCGTGGAATTGATGACCCTCTTTTAAATGGGAGCATCAGTGACACTGGGGTAGCAAGGGGGAAGAAACACCACCGTGGGACATCAGGACATACCAGTGGAGAAAGTGGGGGAGAAAGTAGCAGCGATCAAAGCTATCTCATCAGAGGTCGTAGATGGGTCACTAAAGATTaa
- the LOC118038912 gene encoding uncharacterized protein isoform X2 — protein sequence MENKMILREWFERVDSEKTGNITATQLKSALAVGNLEFPLSVVQQMIRMYDSDRNGTMSFDEFVGLNKFLLKVQQAFSDLQRGRGYLVPDDVYEGLVKIDFSLDSPSFYTVCESFDQKKNGRIRLDDFISLCIFVQSARNLFNSFDTTKQGRVTLDFNQFVYCTANCRI from the exons ATGGAGAATAAGATGATACTAAGAGAATGGTTCGAGCGAGTTGACTCAGAGAAAACCGGAAACATCACTGCAACTCAGCTcaag AGTGCTCTTGCTGTTGGTAATCTTGAATTCCCTCTCTCCGTTGTCCAACAAATGATCAG GATGTATGATTCTGATAGGAATGGAACTATGAGTTTTGATG AATTTGTTGGgctaaataaatttcttttaaag GTTCAACAGGCATTCTCGGATCTCCAGAG GGGCCGTGGATATCTTGTGCCTGATGATGTATATGAG GGATTGGTGAAAATTGATTTCTCACTGGACTCTCCTTCTTTTTACACAGTCTGTGAG AGCTTTGACCAAAAGAAGAACGGCAGAATTCGTCTTGATGACTTCATATCTCTCTGCATCTTTGTACAGTCTGCTCG GAATCTTTTCAATTCATTTGATACAACAAAACAAGGCAGAGTTACTCTTGATTTCAATCAGTTTGTGTACTGTA CTGCGAATTGTAGGATATGA
- the LOC118038910 gene encoding protein LAZ1 isoform X3: MLHDCEHLREESQAMEYLQDLIVYIRFSTPLWSTLISGAFVLISLSLSFYLLFEHLSAYKNPEEQKFLIGVILMVPFYAVESFVSLLDPSISVDIEILRDCYESFAMYCFGRYLVACLGGEERTIEFLKREGRSSSKAPLLEHSHERGTIKHPFPMNYILKPWRLGQWFYQVVKFGIVQYMLIKSLTAVLAVILEAFGVYCEGDFKLRCGLTGLCIHPAQMGIASIVHLYVFPAKPYELMGDRFPGSVSVLGDYVSVDCPIDPDEVRDSERPTKLRLPQPDIDVRSGMTIKESVQDVVVGGGGFIVNDVRFTVNQAVEPVEKGIIKFNEKLHKISQDMKKHKDRRRTKDDSCIATASTARRVIRGIDDPLLNGSISDTGVARGKKHHRGTSGHTSGESGGESSSDQSYLIRGRRWVTKD; the protein is encoded by the exons ATGCTTCATGATTGTGAGCATTTGAGAGAAGAAAGTCAGGCCATGGAGTATTTACAGGATCTTATAGTTTATATAAGATTCTCAACTCCCTTATGGAGTACTTTGATTTCTGGTGCTTTTGTACTTATAAGCTTGTCTTTGTCTTTCTACCTCTTGTTCGAGCATCTCTCCGCGTACAAGAATCCTGAG GAGCAGAAGTTTTTAATTGGGGTTATCCTTATGGTTCCTTTTTATGCTGTAGAATCG TTTGTGTCATTGCTGGATCCGTCGATTAGTGTTGATATTGAGATATTGCGGGATTGCTATGAATCGTTTGCTATGTATTGCTTTGGAAGATACCTTGTTGCTTGCTTAG GTGGGGAAGAAAGAACAATTGAGTTTTTGAAAAGAGAAGGTCGCTCGAGTTCTAAGGCACCCCTTTTAGAGCATAGTCATGAAAGGGGAACCATAAAGCACCCTTTTCCAATGAACTATATCCTTAAACCATGGAGGCTTGGTCAGTGGTTTTACCAAGTCGTAAAGTTTGGTATTGTTCAATAT ATGTTAATAAAGTCCTTAACAGCAGTTTTAGCTGTAATTCTTGAAGCCTTTGGTGTATATTGTGAAGGAGATTTTAAATTGAGATGCGG tttaacaGGTCTATGTATTCATCCAGCACAGATGGGCATTGCTTCTATTGTTCATCTGTATGTGTTCCCTGCCAAGCCTTATGAGCTAATGGGAGACCGGTTTCCTGGAAGTGTTTCAGTTCTTGGAGATTATGTATCTGTTGATTGCCCTATAGATCCTGATGAGGTTAGAGACAGTGAGCGGCCAACAAAGTTACGCCTTCCTCAACCTGACATTGATGTCAGGAGTGGAATGACTATAAAAGAAAGTGTCCAAGatgttgttgttggtggtggtggattT ATTGTGAATGATGTGAGGTTCACTGTAAACCAAGCAGTGGAGCCTGTAGAAAAGGGGATTATAAAGTTCAACGagaaattgcataaaatttcTCAAGATATGAAGAAACACAAGGACAGGAGAAGAACAAAGGATGATAGTTGCATAGCAACAGCTTCAACCGCACGGAGGGTCATTCGTGGAATTGATGACCCTCTTTTAAATGGGAGCATCAGTGACACTGGGGTAGCAAGGGGGAAGAAACACCACCGTGGGACATCAGGACATACCAGTGGAGAAAGTGGGGGAGAAAGTAGCAGCGATCAAAGCTATCTCATCAGAGGTCGTAGATGGGTCACTAAAGATTaa
- the LOC118038910 gene encoding protein LAZ1 isoform X5, with translation MLHDCEHLREESQAMEYLQDLIVYIRFSTPLWSTLISGAFVLISLSLSFYLLFEHLSAYKNPEEQKFLIGVILMVPFYAVESFVSLLDPSISVDIEILRDCYESFAMYCFGRYLVACLGGEERTIEFLKREGRSSSKAPLLEHSHERGTIKHPFPMNYILKPWRLGQWFYQVVKFGIVQYMLIKSLTAVLAVILEAFGVYCEGDFKLRCGYPYIAVILNFSQSWALYCLVQFYTATKDELAHIKPLYKFLTFKSIVFLTWWQGVAIALLCSLGLFKSSIAQGLEFKSSLQDFIICIEVYVFIQHRWALLLLFICMCSLPSLMS, from the exons ATGCTTCATGATTGTGAGCATTTGAGAGAAGAAAGTCAGGCCATGGAGTATTTACAGGATCTTATAGTTTATATAAGATTCTCAACTCCCTTATGGAGTACTTTGATTTCTGGTGCTTTTGTACTTATAAGCTTGTCTTTGTCTTTCTACCTCTTGTTCGAGCATCTCTCCGCGTACAAGAATCCTGAG GAGCAGAAGTTTTTAATTGGGGTTATCCTTATGGTTCCTTTTTATGCTGTAGAATCG TTTGTGTCATTGCTGGATCCGTCGATTAGTGTTGATATTGAGATATTGCGGGATTGCTATGAATCGTTTGCTATGTATTGCTTTGGAAGATACCTTGTTGCTTGCTTAG GTGGGGAAGAAAGAACAATTGAGTTTTTGAAAAGAGAAGGTCGCTCGAGTTCTAAGGCACCCCTTTTAGAGCATAGTCATGAAAGGGGAACCATAAAGCACCCTTTTCCAATGAACTATATCCTTAAACCATGGAGGCTTGGTCAGTGGTTTTACCAAGTCGTAAAGTTTGGTATTGTTCAATAT ATGTTAATAAAGTCCTTAACAGCAGTTTTAGCTGTAATTCTTGAAGCCTTTGGTGTATATTGTGAAGGAGATTTTAAATTGAGATGCGG GTATCCTTATATAGCGGTTATTCTAAATTTCAGTCAATCTTGGGCTTTGTACTGTTTGGTGCAATTTTACACTGCCACAAAGGATGAACTTGCTCACATAAAACCTTTATACAAGTTCCTGACGTTTAAATCAATTGTATTTTTGACCTGGTGGCAAGGAGTGGCAATTGCTCTGCTCTGTTCTCTTGGTTTATTCAAAAGTTCTATAGCTCAAGGTCTGGAATTTAAGTCAAGTCTTCAAGACTTCATCATTTGTATAGAG GTCTATGTATTCATCCAGCACAGATGGGCATTGCTTCTATTGTTCATCTGTATGTGTTCCCTGCCAAGCCTTATGAGCTAA
- the LOC118038910 gene encoding protein LAZ1 isoform X2, whose translation MLHDCEHLREESQAMEYLQDLIVYIRFSTPLWSTLISGAFVLISLSLSFYLLFEHLSAYKNPEEQKFLIGVILMVPFYAVESFVSLLDPSISVDIEILRDCYESFAMYCFGRYLVACLGGEERTIEFLKREGRSSSKAPLLEHSHERGTIKHPFPMNYILKPWRLGQWFYQVVKFGIVQYMLIKSLTAVLAVILEAFGVYCEGDFKLRCGQSWALYCLVQFYTATKDELAHIKPLYKFLTFKSIVFLTWWQGVAIALLCSLGLFKSSIAQGLEFKSSLQDFIICIEMGIASIVHLYVFPAKPYELMGDRFPGSVSVLGDYVSVDCPIDPDEVRDSERPTKLRLPQPDIDVRSGMTIKESVQDVVVGGGGFIVNDVRFTVNQAVEPVEKGIIKFNEKLHKISQDMKKHKDRRRTKDDSCIATASTARRVIRGIDDPLLNGSISDTGVARGKKHHRGTSGHTSGESGGESSSDQSYLIRGRRWVTKD comes from the exons ATGCTTCATGATTGTGAGCATTTGAGAGAAGAAAGTCAGGCCATGGAGTATTTACAGGATCTTATAGTTTATATAAGATTCTCAACTCCCTTATGGAGTACTTTGATTTCTGGTGCTTTTGTACTTATAAGCTTGTCTTTGTCTTTCTACCTCTTGTTCGAGCATCTCTCCGCGTACAAGAATCCTGAG GAGCAGAAGTTTTTAATTGGGGTTATCCTTATGGTTCCTTTTTATGCTGTAGAATCG TTTGTGTCATTGCTGGATCCGTCGATTAGTGTTGATATTGAGATATTGCGGGATTGCTATGAATCGTTTGCTATGTATTGCTTTGGAAGATACCTTGTTGCTTGCTTAG GTGGGGAAGAAAGAACAATTGAGTTTTTGAAAAGAGAAGGTCGCTCGAGTTCTAAGGCACCCCTTTTAGAGCATAGTCATGAAAGGGGAACCATAAAGCACCCTTTTCCAATGAACTATATCCTTAAACCATGGAGGCTTGGTCAGTGGTTTTACCAAGTCGTAAAGTTTGGTATTGTTCAATAT ATGTTAATAAAGTCCTTAACAGCAGTTTTAGCTGTAATTCTTGAAGCCTTTGGTGTATATTGTGAAGGAGATTTTAAATTGAGATGCGG TCAATCTTGGGCTTTGTACTGTTTGGTGCAATTTTACACTGCCACAAAGGATGAACTTGCTCACATAAAACCTTTATACAAGTTCCTGACGTTTAAATCAATTGTATTTTTGACCTGGTGGCAAGGAGTGGCAATTGCTCTGCTCTGTTCTCTTGGTTTATTCAAAAGTTCTATAGCTCAAGGTCTGGAATTTAAGTCAAGTCTTCAAGACTTCATCATTTGTATAGAG ATGGGCATTGCTTCTATTGTTCATCTGTATGTGTTCCCTGCCAAGCCTTATGAGCTAATGGGAGACCGGTTTCCTGGAAGTGTTTCAGTTCTTGGAGATTATGTATCTGTTGATTGCCCTATAGATCCTGATGAGGTTAGAGACAGTGAGCGGCCAACAAAGTTACGCCTTCCTCAACCTGACATTGATGTCAGGAGTGGAATGACTATAAAAGAAAGTGTCCAAGatgttgttgttggtggtggtggattT ATTGTGAATGATGTGAGGTTCACTGTAAACCAAGCAGTGGAGCCTGTAGAAAAGGGGATTATAAAGTTCAACGagaaattgcataaaatttcTCAAGATATGAAGAAACACAAGGACAGGAGAAGAACAAAGGATGATAGTTGCATAGCAACAGCTTCAACCGCACGGAGGGTCATTCGTGGAATTGATGACCCTCTTTTAAATGGGAGCATCAGTGACACTGGGGTAGCAAGGGGGAAGAAACACCACCGTGGGACATCAGGACATACCAGTGGAGAAAGTGGGGGAGAAAGTAGCAGCGATCAAAGCTATCTCATCAGAGGTCGTAGATGGGTCACTAAAGATTaa
- the LOC118038912 gene encoding uncharacterized protein isoform X1 — MENKMILREWFERVDSEKTGNITATQLKSALAVGNLEFPLSVVQQMIRMYDSDRNGTMSFDEFVGLNKFLLKVCAWIMNCSLQEVQQAFSDLQRGRGYLVPDDVYEGLVKIDFSLDSPSFYTVCESFDQKKNGRIRLDDFISLCIFVQSARNLFNSFDTTKQGRVTLDFNQFVYCTANCRI; from the exons ATGGAGAATAAGATGATACTAAGAGAATGGTTCGAGCGAGTTGACTCAGAGAAAACCGGAAACATCACTGCAACTCAGCTcaag AGTGCTCTTGCTGTTGGTAATCTTGAATTCCCTCTCTCCGTTGTCCAACAAATGATCAG GATGTATGATTCTGATAGGAATGGAACTATGAGTTTTGATG AATTTGTTGGgctaaataaatttcttttaaaggtTTGTGCTTGGATCATGAATTGTTCACTTCAAGAA GTTCAACAGGCATTCTCGGATCTCCAGAG GGGCCGTGGATATCTTGTGCCTGATGATGTATATGAG GGATTGGTGAAAATTGATTTCTCACTGGACTCTCCTTCTTTTTACACAGTCTGTGAG AGCTTTGACCAAAAGAAGAACGGCAGAATTCGTCTTGATGACTTCATATCTCTCTGCATCTTTGTACAGTCTGCTCG GAATCTTTTCAATTCATTTGATACAACAAAACAAGGCAGAGTTACTCTTGATTTCAATCAGTTTGTGTACTGTA CTGCGAATTGTAGGATATGA
- the LOC118038910 gene encoding protein LAZ1 isoform X4 — protein MLHDCEHLREESQAMEYLQDLIVYIRFSTPLWSTLISGAFVLISLSLSFYLLFEHLSAYKNPEEQKFLIGVILMVPFYAVESFVSLLDPSISVDIEILRDCYESFAMYCFGRYLVACLGGEERTIEFLKREGRSSSKAPLLEHSHERGTIKHPFPMNYILKPWRLGQWFYQVVKFGIVQYMLIKSLTAVLAVILEAFGVYCEGDFKLRCGYPYIAVILNFSQSWALYCLVQFYTATKDELAHIKPLYKFLTFKSIVFLTWWQGVAIALLCSLGLFKSSIAQGLEFKSSLQDFIICIEFNRSMYSSSTDGHCFYCSSVCVPCQAL, from the exons ATGCTTCATGATTGTGAGCATTTGAGAGAAGAAAGTCAGGCCATGGAGTATTTACAGGATCTTATAGTTTATATAAGATTCTCAACTCCCTTATGGAGTACTTTGATTTCTGGTGCTTTTGTACTTATAAGCTTGTCTTTGTCTTTCTACCTCTTGTTCGAGCATCTCTCCGCGTACAAGAATCCTGAG GAGCAGAAGTTTTTAATTGGGGTTATCCTTATGGTTCCTTTTTATGCTGTAGAATCG TTTGTGTCATTGCTGGATCCGTCGATTAGTGTTGATATTGAGATATTGCGGGATTGCTATGAATCGTTTGCTATGTATTGCTTTGGAAGATACCTTGTTGCTTGCTTAG GTGGGGAAGAAAGAACAATTGAGTTTTTGAAAAGAGAAGGTCGCTCGAGTTCTAAGGCACCCCTTTTAGAGCATAGTCATGAAAGGGGAACCATAAAGCACCCTTTTCCAATGAACTATATCCTTAAACCATGGAGGCTTGGTCAGTGGTTTTACCAAGTCGTAAAGTTTGGTATTGTTCAATAT ATGTTAATAAAGTCCTTAACAGCAGTTTTAGCTGTAATTCTTGAAGCCTTTGGTGTATATTGTGAAGGAGATTTTAAATTGAGATGCGG GTATCCTTATATAGCGGTTATTCTAAATTTCAGTCAATCTTGGGCTTTGTACTGTTTGGTGCAATTTTACACTGCCACAAAGGATGAACTTGCTCACATAAAACCTTTATACAAGTTCCTGACGTTTAAATCAATTGTATTTTTGACCTGGTGGCAAGGAGTGGCAATTGCTCTGCTCTGTTCTCTTGGTTTATTCAAAAGTTCTATAGCTCAAGGTCTGGAATTTAAGTCAAGTCTTCAAGACTTCATCATTTGTATAGAG tttaacaGGTCTATGTATTCATCCAGCACAGATGGGCATTGCTTCTATTGTTCATCTGTATGTGTTCCCTGCCAAGCCTTATGA
- the LOC118038910 gene encoding protein LAZ1 isoform X6 codes for MLHDCEHLREESQAMEYLQDLIVYIRFSTPLWSTLISGAFVLISLSLSFYLLFEHLSAYKNPEEQKFLIGVILMVPFYAVESFVSLLDPSISVDIEILRDCYESFAMYCFGRYLVACLGGEERTIEFLKREGRSSSKAPLLEHSHERGTIKHPFPMNYILKPWRLGQWFYQVVKFGIVQYMLIKSLTAVLAVILEAFGVYCEGDFKLRCGYPYIAVILNFSQSWALYCLVQFYTATKDELAHIKPLYKFLTFKSIVFLTWWQGVAIALLCSLGLFKSSIAQGLEFKSSLQDFIICIEHRWALLLLFICMCSLPSLMS; via the exons ATGCTTCATGATTGTGAGCATTTGAGAGAAGAAAGTCAGGCCATGGAGTATTTACAGGATCTTATAGTTTATATAAGATTCTCAACTCCCTTATGGAGTACTTTGATTTCTGGTGCTTTTGTACTTATAAGCTTGTCTTTGTCTTTCTACCTCTTGTTCGAGCATCTCTCCGCGTACAAGAATCCTGAG GAGCAGAAGTTTTTAATTGGGGTTATCCTTATGGTTCCTTTTTATGCTGTAGAATCG TTTGTGTCATTGCTGGATCCGTCGATTAGTGTTGATATTGAGATATTGCGGGATTGCTATGAATCGTTTGCTATGTATTGCTTTGGAAGATACCTTGTTGCTTGCTTAG GTGGGGAAGAAAGAACAATTGAGTTTTTGAAAAGAGAAGGTCGCTCGAGTTCTAAGGCACCCCTTTTAGAGCATAGTCATGAAAGGGGAACCATAAAGCACCCTTTTCCAATGAACTATATCCTTAAACCATGGAGGCTTGGTCAGTGGTTTTACCAAGTCGTAAAGTTTGGTATTGTTCAATAT ATGTTAATAAAGTCCTTAACAGCAGTTTTAGCTGTAATTCTTGAAGCCTTTGGTGTATATTGTGAAGGAGATTTTAAATTGAGATGCGG GTATCCTTATATAGCGGTTATTCTAAATTTCAGTCAATCTTGGGCTTTGTACTGTTTGGTGCAATTTTACACTGCCACAAAGGATGAACTTGCTCACATAAAACCTTTATACAAGTTCCTGACGTTTAAATCAATTGTATTTTTGACCTGGTGGCAAGGAGTGGCAATTGCTCTGCTCTGTTCTCTTGGTTTATTCAAAAGTTCTATAGCTCAAGGTCTGGAATTTAAGTCAAGTCTTCAAGACTTCATCATTTGTATAGAG CACAGATGGGCATTGCTTCTATTGTTCATCTGTATGTGTTCCCTGCCAAGCCTTATGAGCTAA